In Streptomyces sp. NBC_00433, a single genomic region encodes these proteins:
- a CDS encoding glycoside hydrolase family 31 protein yields the protein MDARDLLRSVRMAGSAQGWRSARSAWRRRRIDARDLPGPGAERARVPGAALDAEPMPGGGTVRFARSALRVRVGVGGAVFCGWDGAEPEPSYAVAGTPKWGSPRERPAGGCPEADERAVLEPDPDGWRVVSERVTVRISRHGAVEIRTPGGRLLRRELPPRWWDPVGAQQERGLARWVQRSETPADARVYGLGGRAAGPRLAAGTYRLWNTDPGGSFEPGDDPLYITMPVQMVVADAGCHLVFHDNTWDGRITLRDGEEGAGSGHDRRGGCEVRMDGGPLRYWVITGTPSRVMAGWTALTGRPAVPPRWALGPHHSRWGFGSEQEVRRVVAGYRERGLPLSALHLDIDHFDGHRVFTADRRRFPDLPGLARELAGQGVRLVSIVDPAVKAEPGLAVYEGGLAAGAFVRDARGQEVRGVVWPGESVFPDFTDPRARRWWGGLYAERLAQGFAGVWHDMNEPVSFAAFGDATLPRSARHALDGRGGDHREAHNVYGLAMARAGYEGLCELRPEQRPFLFSRSGWAGMQRYGGTWSGDVATGWTGLRASLALVLGLGLCGVPFSGPDVGGFTGSPSPELYLRWFQLGAYLPFFRTHSAIDAGRREPWEFGPRVLDHARAALAGRARLMPYLDTLAHVAHRTGAPYVRPLWWNSPGDRALRECGDAFLLGDSLLVAPVLEPGATTRAVRLPRGLWYDTATGEPHRGRAQVLLDAPLGRIPVLARAGAVLPVAGADGATELEVWAPQQGRTGGGVVFGGDPEGWGKPRMERFVSRWEDGAVAVERDGGAAPAYTVRVRGAGS from the coding sequence ATGGATGCTCGGGACCTGCTGCGGTCGGTACGGATGGCGGGTTCCGCCCAGGGTTGGCGTTCTGCCAGGTCGGCGTGGCGCCGCCGGCGCATCGACGCGCGCGACCTGCCGGGGCCCGGCGCGGAGCGGGCGCGGGTGCCGGGGGCGGCGCTGGACGCCGAGCCGATGCCGGGCGGCGGCACCGTCCGCTTCGCCCGGTCGGCACTGCGGGTGCGGGTCGGGGTCGGCGGCGCCGTCTTCTGCGGCTGGGACGGCGCGGAGCCCGAGCCGTCGTACGCGGTGGCGGGCACCCCGAAGTGGGGCTCGCCGCGCGAACGGCCGGCCGGCGGCTGCCCGGAGGCCGACGAGCGGGCGGTGCTCGAACCCGACCCGGACGGCTGGCGTGTGGTCTCCGAGCGCGTGACGGTGCGGATCTCGCGGCACGGCGCGGTGGAGATCCGCACCCCCGGCGGCCGGCTGCTGCGCCGCGAGCTGCCGCCGCGCTGGTGGGACCCGGTCGGCGCGCAGCAGGAGCGGGGCCTGGCGCGCTGGGTGCAGCGCTCGGAGACGCCGGCCGACGCGCGGGTCTACGGTCTGGGCGGCCGGGCCGCGGGACCGCGGCTGGCCGCGGGCACCTACCGGCTGTGGAACACCGACCCGGGCGGCTCCTTCGAGCCCGGCGACGACCCGCTGTACATCACGATGCCGGTGCAGATGGTGGTCGCCGACGCGGGCTGCCACCTGGTCTTCCACGACAACACCTGGGACGGCAGGATCACCCTGCGCGACGGCGAGGAGGGCGCGGGCTCCGGCCACGACCGGCGGGGCGGCTGCGAGGTGCGGATGGACGGCGGCCCGCTGCGCTACTGGGTGATCACCGGTACGCCGTCCCGGGTGATGGCCGGCTGGACCGCGCTGACCGGGCGGCCCGCGGTGCCGCCGCGCTGGGCGCTCGGCCCGCACCACTCGCGGTGGGGCTTCGGCAGCGAGCAGGAGGTGCGCAGGGTCGTCGCCGGCTACCGCGAGCGCGGGCTGCCGCTGTCGGCGCTGCACCTGGACATCGACCACTTCGACGGGCACCGGGTCTTCACCGCCGACCGGAGGCGCTTCCCCGACCTGCCGGGCCTGGCGCGGGAGCTGGCCGGGCAGGGGGTGCGGCTGGTGTCGATCGTGGACCCCGCGGTGAAGGCCGAGCCGGGGCTCGCGGTCTACGAGGGGGGCCTTGCGGCGGGCGCTTTCGTACGGGACGCGCGCGGCCAGGAGGTGCGGGGCGTGGTGTGGCCGGGCGAGTCGGTCTTCCCCGACTTCACCGACCCCCGGGCACGCAGGTGGTGGGGCGGGCTGTACGCCGAGCGGCTCGCACAGGGCTTCGCGGGGGTGTGGCACGACATGAACGAGCCGGTGTCCTTCGCCGCTTTCGGTGACGCCACCCTGCCGCGCTCGGCCCGGCACGCGCTGGACGGCCGGGGCGGCGACCACCGCGAGGCGCACAACGTCTACGGGCTGGCGATGGCCCGCGCCGGATACGAGGGCCTGTGCGAACTGCGGCCCGAGCAGCGCCCGTTCCTCTTCTCCCGGTCGGGCTGGGCGGGCATGCAGCGCTACGGCGGCACGTGGTCGGGCGATGTGGCGACCGGCTGGACGGGGCTGCGGGCGTCGCTGGCGCTGGTGCTGGGCCTCGGCCTGTGCGGGGTGCCCTTCTCGGGTCCCGACGTGGGCGGTTTCACCGGGTCGCCGTCGCCGGAGCTGTATCTGCGCTGGTTCCAGCTGGGCGCGTATCTGCCCTTCTTCCGCACGCACTCGGCGATCGACGCCGGGCGCCGGGAGCCGTGGGAGTTCGGCCCGCGGGTGCTCGACCACGCCAGGGCGGCGCTGGCCGGACGGGCCAGGCTGATGCCGTATCTGGACACCCTCGCGCATGTCGCGCACCGCACCGGGGCGCCGTACGTGCGTCCCCTGTGGTGGAACTCGCCCGGCGACCGGGCGCTGCGGGAGTGCGGTGACGCCTTCCTGCTGGGCGATTCGCTGCTGGTCGCACCGGTGTTGGAGCCGGGCGCGACGACCAGGGCCGTACGGCTGCCGCGCGGGCTGTGGTACGACACCGCGACCGGGGAGCCGCACCGCGGGCGCGCCCAGGTGCTGCTCGACGCGCCGCTCGGCCGGATACCGGTGCTGGCCAGGGCGGGCGCGGTGCTGCCGGTCGCGGGCGCGGACGGCGCGACGGAGCTGGAGGTGTGGGCTCCGCAGCAGGGGCGTACGGGCGGCGGTGTGGTCTTCGGCGGCGACCCCGAGGGGTGGGGCAAGCCGCGGATGGAGCGCTTCGTGTCGCGGTGGGAGGACGGCGCCGTCGCCGTCGAGCGGGACGGCGGGGCGGCGCCCGCCTACACCGTACGGGTGCGCGGCGCCGGGTCGTAG
- a CDS encoding acetoacetate--CoA ligase, with amino-acid sequence MTSKTEADRAPEALWTPGPERVARASVTRFQRWAHERHGAPAVLPDDPQGGYAALHAWSVREAGTFWRALTEWYDVRFGTPSDTVLADASMPGARWFPGATVNYAEHALRPALDAARADLPAVLHVDERMETGILSWAELSRQVASLAAALRRLGVAPGDRVSGYLPNIPQAAVALLATAAVGGVWTSCAPDFGARSVLDRFQQVEPVVLFTVDGYRYGGKEHDRTGVVAETRAALPSLRATVHIPLLGTPAPEGALEWRDLVADDPRPAYEQVPFDHPLWVLYSSGTTGLPKAIVQSQGGILLEHLKQTGLHLDLGPDDRFFWYTSTGWMMWNFLVSGLLVGATVVLYDGSPGYPAIEAQWRVAEQTGTTVFGTSAAYVIACRKAEVHPGRDFDLSRVSCVATTGSPLPPDGFRWLHDEIAEDLWIASVSGGTDVCSCFAGGVPTLPVHVGELQAPCLGTDLQAWDAQGRPVVDEVGELVVTNPMPSMPVRFWNDPDGARYRDSYFDMFPGVWRHGDWITLTSRGTVVIHGRSDSTLNRQGVRMGSADIYEVVERLPEIRESLVIGIEEPDGGYWMPLFVQLAEGEELTDELRGRVNGAIRAQLSPRHVPDEIIAVPGVPHTLTGKRIEVPVKRLLQGAELDKAVNPGSVDDLDVLRHYERLGAERAAGRS; translated from the coding sequence ATGACCAGCAAGACCGAAGCCGACCGAGCGCCGGAAGCCCTGTGGACCCCGGGCCCCGAACGCGTCGCCCGGGCGTCGGTGACCCGCTTCCAGCGCTGGGCGCACGAGCGGCACGGCGCCCCCGCCGTGCTGCCCGACGATCCGCAGGGCGGCTACGCGGCACTGCACGCGTGGTCGGTGCGCGAGGCCGGCACCTTCTGGCGGGCGCTCACCGAGTGGTACGACGTGCGCTTCGGCACCCCCTCCGACACCGTCCTGGCCGACGCCTCGATGCCCGGCGCCCGCTGGTTCCCCGGCGCGACCGTCAACTACGCCGAGCACGCGCTGCGGCCGGCCCTGGACGCCGCACGCGCCGACCTGCCCGCGGTGCTCCACGTCGACGAGCGCATGGAGACCGGCATCCTCAGCTGGGCCGAGCTGTCCCGGCAGGTCGCCTCGCTCGCCGCGGCGCTGCGCCGGCTCGGCGTGGCCCCCGGCGACCGGGTCAGCGGCTACCTGCCGAACATCCCGCAGGCCGCGGTCGCGCTGCTCGCCACCGCCGCGGTGGGCGGCGTGTGGACCTCCTGCGCCCCCGACTTCGGCGCCCGCAGCGTCCTGGACCGCTTCCAGCAGGTCGAACCCGTCGTCCTGTTCACCGTCGACGGCTACCGCTACGGCGGCAAGGAGCACGACAGGACCGGCGTCGTCGCCGAGACCAGGGCCGCCCTGCCGTCGCTGCGCGCGACCGTGCACATCCCGCTGCTGGGCACCCCGGCGCCCGAAGGCGCCCTGGAATGGCGGGACCTGGTGGCCGACGACCCGCGACCGGCCTACGAGCAGGTGCCCTTCGACCACCCGCTGTGGGTGCTGTACTCGTCGGGCACCACCGGACTGCCGAAGGCGATCGTCCAGTCCCAGGGCGGCATCCTGCTCGAACACCTCAAGCAGACCGGACTGCACCTCGACCTCGGCCCCGACGACCGCTTCTTCTGGTACACCTCCACCGGCTGGATGATGTGGAATTTCCTGGTGTCCGGGCTGCTGGTCGGCGCGACCGTGGTCCTCTACGACGGCAGCCCCGGCTACCCCGCGATCGAGGCGCAGTGGCGGGTCGCCGAGCAGACCGGCACCACCGTCTTCGGCACCTCGGCCGCGTATGTCATCGCCTGCCGCAAGGCCGAGGTGCACCCGGGACGCGACTTCGACCTGTCGCGGGTCAGCTGTGTCGCCACCACCGGCTCACCGCTGCCGCCCGACGGCTTCCGCTGGCTGCACGACGAGATCGCGGAGGACCTCTGGATCGCCTCGGTCAGCGGCGGCACCGATGTGTGCAGCTGCTTCGCCGGCGGTGTGCCGACGCTGCCGGTTCACGTCGGCGAGCTGCAGGCCCCGTGCCTGGGCACCGACCTCCAGGCGTGGGACGCCCAGGGCAGGCCGGTGGTGGACGAGGTCGGCGAGCTGGTGGTCACCAACCCGATGCCCTCGATGCCGGTGCGCTTCTGGAACGACCCGGACGGCGCCCGCTACCGCGACAGCTACTTCGACATGTTCCCCGGCGTGTGGCGGCACGGCGACTGGATCACCCTCACCTCGCGCGGCACCGTGGTCATCCACGGACGCTCCGACTCCACGCTCAACCGGCAGGGCGTGCGCATGGGTTCCGCCGACATCTACGAGGTCGTCGAGCGCCTCCCGGAGATCCGCGAGTCACTGGTCATCGGTATCGAGGAGCCGGACGGCGGCTACTGGATGCCGCTGTTCGTCCAGCTCGCGGAGGGCGAGGAGCTGACCGACGAGCTGCGCGGCCGGGTCAACGGCGCGATCCGCGCCCAGCTGTCGCCGCGCCACGTGCCCGACGAGATCATCGCGGTGCCCGGCGTCCCGCACACCCTCACCGGCAAGCGGATCGAGGTCCCGGTCAAGCGGCTGCTCCAGGGCGCGGAGCTGGACAAGGCCGTCAATCCCGGCTCGGTGGACGATCTCGACGTGCTGCGCCACTACGAGCGGCTGGGCGCGGAACGCGCCGCAGGCCGCTCGTAG
- a CDS encoding cellulose binding domain-containing protein, whose translation MRRSLILLLALFGTLVLFLVPTASAAGGAGAAFVKTADWGSGYQAQYTITNSGTSTLGSWKVEFDLPAGSSVGSYWDALLTQSGTHYTFTNRDYNGTVAPGASAAFGWVGAGSGVPAGCKLNGGSCDPGASTGGTTAGTSGGTSTGTTTGTTSGTTAGTTSGGTTGGGGNPSAGPVHTAPYVDMGAWPTPGLTSMSQAGGVKSFTLGFVTSAGCKASWFNAYDPRQAWAKDQIDAIRAAGGDVKVSFGGAGGIELAQACSSVSALAAEYSAVVDAYRLTYVDFDIEGAAVAEPASISLRSQALAKLQQTHPNLRISLTLPVLPEGLTSDGVNVVTSAKNAGVNLDMVNVMAMDYYRSTDYGDAAVQAATSTEAQLKSLYPAKSDAQLWAMLGVTPMLGQNDDGHVYDQSDARQLVSFAQGKHLGMLAFWEEGRDANACNGALYKCTNVAQAPYDFSKIFAGYKG comes from the coding sequence ATGCGAAGATCCCTCATCCTGCTCCTCGCGCTCTTCGGCACGCTCGTCCTCTTCCTCGTCCCGACCGCCTCCGCGGCGGGCGGCGCGGGGGCGGCCTTCGTCAAGACCGCGGACTGGGGCAGCGGCTACCAGGCCCAGTACACGATCACCAACAGCGGTACGTCCACGCTCGGTTCGTGGAAGGTCGAGTTCGACCTGCCGGCCGGCAGCAGTGTCGGCAGCTACTGGGACGCGCTGCTCACCCAGAGCGGCACGCACTACACCTTCACCAACCGCGACTACAACGGCACGGTCGCGCCCGGCGCCTCCGCGGCCTTCGGCTGGGTCGGCGCGGGCAGCGGTGTGCCGGCCGGCTGCAAGCTGAACGGCGGCTCCTGCGACCCGGGCGCGAGCACCGGCGGCACCACCGCGGGCACCAGCGGCGGTACGAGCACGGGGACCACCACCGGCACCACGAGCGGCACCACCGCCGGCACGACCAGCGGCGGCACCACCGGTGGCGGCGGCAATCCCAGCGCCGGACCGGTCCACACGGCGCCCTACGTGGACATGGGCGCCTGGCCCACCCCCGGCCTCACCTCGATGTCACAGGCCGGCGGGGTCAAGAGCTTCACGCTGGGCTTCGTCACCTCGGCCGGCTGCAAGGCGAGCTGGTTCAACGCCTACGACCCGCGCCAGGCGTGGGCCAAGGACCAGATCGACGCCATCAGGGCGGCCGGCGGCGACGTGAAGGTGTCCTTCGGCGGTGCCGGCGGCATCGAACTCGCCCAGGCCTGCTCGTCGGTGAGCGCCCTCGCCGCCGAATACTCCGCTGTCGTGGACGCCTACCGGCTCACCTACGTCGACTTCGACATCGAGGGCGCCGCGGTCGCGGAACCCGCGTCGATCTCGCTGCGCTCCCAGGCCCTGGCCAAGCTCCAGCAGACCCACCCGAACCTGCGGATCTCGCTGACCCTGCCGGTGCTGCCCGAGGGCCTCACCTCGGACGGCGTCAACGTGGTCACCTCCGCCAAGAACGCCGGGGTGAACCTCGACATGGTCAACGTGATGGCCATGGACTACTACCGCAGCACCGACTACGGCGACGCGGCCGTCCAGGCGGCCACCAGCACCGAGGCGCAGCTCAAGTCGCTCTACCCGGCGAAGTCCGACGCCCAGCTGTGGGCGATGCTCGGGGTGACGCCGATGCTCGGCCAGAACGACGACGGGCACGTCTACGACCAGTCCGACGCCCGCCAGCTGGTCTCCTTCGCGCAGGGCAAGCACCTGGGCATGCTGGCCTTCTGGGAGGAGGGCAGGGACGCCAACGCCTGCAACGGGGCGCTGTACAAGTGCACCAACGTCGCGCAGGCGCCCTACGACTTCTCGAAGATCTTCGCCGGCTACAAGGGCTGA
- a CDS encoding aminotransferase class I/II-fold pyridoxal phosphate-dependent enzyme: MPTQYAIQGATAREISASAEHAVTEGRLRPGESLPPVRALADALGVSPGTVATAYKELRRRGIVVTRGRGGTVVAPAPVVTSRRPPRVPEGLRDLAGGHPDPAFLPDLVPPGRLSPGARSHRASPRLAELEELSRAWFARDGVPEEHVTFAHGALDCIARLLSVELRPGDAVATEDPGFHHLLDLITALGLRTVAVPVDDEGLRPEGLRSALRAGARAVVLCPRAQNAYGSRVSAQRRADLLAVLAEAPEVLVVEDDHSADTAGGPLRSLVTAGADGPARWAHVRTVSKHLGTDLRWAAMAGDATTLARHDGRLLLTSGWISHVLQETVVRLMTDPATDALVAAAATAYRERREALIGALDGYGIGAQGASGLNVWVPVQDESAVVNGLRSRGWWVAGGARFRIAAGPGVRITTADLAGPDTARLAADFAGVLAEAADTYGG; the protein is encoded by the coding sequence GTGCCGACACAATATGCGATCCAGGGTGCGACGGCCAGGGAGATTTCCGCCTCCGCCGAACACGCGGTCACCGAGGGCAGGTTGCGGCCGGGTGAGAGCCTGCCGCCGGTGCGCGCCCTGGCGGACGCGCTCGGGGTGAGCCCGGGGACGGTGGCGACGGCGTACAAGGAGCTGCGGCGCCGCGGCATCGTGGTGACCAGGGGGCGGGGCGGCACGGTGGTGGCGCCGGCGCCCGTGGTGACCTCGCGGCGGCCGCCGCGGGTGCCGGAAGGGCTGCGCGACCTGGCGGGCGGCCATCCTGATCCGGCCTTCCTGCCCGATCTGGTGCCGCCCGGCCGCCTGTCGCCGGGCGCGCGCTCGCACCGGGCGTCGCCGCGGCTGGCGGAGCTGGAGGAGCTGTCCCGCGCCTGGTTCGCGCGGGACGGGGTGCCCGAGGAACACGTGACCTTCGCGCACGGGGCGCTCGACTGCATCGCGCGGCTGCTGTCGGTGGAGCTGCGGCCGGGGGACGCGGTCGCCACGGAGGACCCCGGCTTCCACCATCTGCTCGATCTCATAACGGCGTTGGGCCTGCGTACGGTCGCGGTGCCGGTGGACGACGAGGGGCTGCGGCCCGAGGGGCTGCGGTCGGCGCTGCGGGCCGGGGCGCGGGCGGTGGTGCTGTGTCCGCGGGCGCAGAACGCGTACGGCTCACGTGTGTCGGCGCAGCGCAGGGCCGACCTGCTCGCGGTGCTTGCCGAGGCGCCCGAGGTGCTGGTCGTGGAGGACGACCACAGCGCGGACACCGCCGGCGGGCCGTTGCGGTCGCTGGTGACGGCGGGCGCGGACGGTCCGGCGCGCTGGGCGCATGTCCGGACCGTCTCCAAGCACCTGGGCACCGACCTGCGCTGGGCGGCGATGGCCGGCGACGCGACCACGCTGGCCCGGCACGACGGCCGGCTGCTGCTGACCTCGGGCTGGATCAGCCATGTGCTCCAGGAGACGGTGGTGCGGCTGATGACCGATCCGGCCACCGACGCGCTGGTGGCCGCCGCGGCGACGGCCTACCGCGAGCGGCGCGAGGCGCTGATCGGGGCGCTCGACGGCTACGGGATCGGGGCGCAGGGCGCGAGCGGGCTGAACGTGTGGGTGCCGGTGCAGGACGAGTCCGCGGTGGTCAACGGGCTGCGGTCGCGCGGCTGGTGGGTGGCGGGCGGTGCGCGTTTCCGAATCGCCGCCGGGCCGGGGGTGCGGATCACCACCGCGGATCTGGCGGGGCCGGACACCGCCCGGCTGGCGGCTGACTTCGCCGGTGTGCTGGCCGAGGCCGCGGACACGTACGGCGGTTGA
- a CDS encoding MFS transporter, producing the protein MPEIPGGPDGRRMLWINLVDKIGSGLWVSVTALYFVVVAGLDTGSTGLLLGLGGVAGIAGAPLAGRLADRLPLTRVLFAVQVLRAASGLLLLAAHGFWQLLPLVALGSLGERSASVLTKLFAARVAGQDRPRYQAVQRTVVNLGYTVGGLAASAALAFGATAVYRVLLLGDGLSFVLVALLVARCGEPPSATRTVVAHPASPAGPRAVEAPRPANPWRDGGYLGYAALDSVMFLYGCALTVGLPLWIVTRTTAPHGLAAAVFVINTVLVVLLQVRLSRYGGSARVAANSLRQVAVWFLLSCAATAVAVLHTRWAATAAVVAAAVAFTVVEMIQSAVSWELSVCLAPAQAQGDYVGVHGLAQSTSRCVGPLLLTAVVIAAGPAGWIGLGVLLAGAALLQRHLVLRRLDRQPRTVAEAPLSVAPITVGDQ; encoded by the coding sequence ATGCCGGAGATACCCGGCGGCCCCGACGGGCGGCGGATGCTCTGGATCAATCTGGTCGACAAGATCGGCTCCGGCCTGTGGGTCTCGGTCACCGCCCTCTACTTCGTCGTCGTCGCGGGCCTCGACACCGGCAGCACCGGACTCCTGCTCGGCCTCGGCGGCGTCGCCGGCATCGCGGGCGCCCCCCTCGCCGGGCGCCTCGCCGACCGACTGCCGCTGACCCGCGTGCTGTTCGCCGTCCAGGTCCTGCGCGCCGCCTCCGGCCTGCTGCTGCTGGCCGCCCACGGCTTCTGGCAACTCCTGCCGCTGGTCGCCCTCGGCAGCCTCGGCGAACGCTCCGCCTCCGTCCTCACCAAGCTCTTCGCCGCCCGCGTCGCCGGCCAGGACCGCCCCCGCTACCAGGCCGTCCAGCGCACCGTCGTCAACCTCGGCTACACCGTCGGCGGCCTCGCCGCCTCCGCCGCCCTGGCCTTCGGCGCCACCGCCGTCTACCGCGTCCTGCTCCTCGGCGACGGCCTGTCCTTCGTCCTCGTCGCCCTGCTGGTCGCCCGCTGCGGGGAACCGCCCTCCGCGACCAGGACCGTCGTCGCCCACCCGGCTTCCCCGGCAGGCCCCCGCGCCGTCGAGGCCCCGCGCCCCGCCAACCCCTGGCGCGACGGCGGCTACCTCGGCTACGCCGCACTCGACTCGGTCATGTTCCTCTACGGATGCGCGCTCACCGTCGGCCTCCCGCTGTGGATCGTCACCCGCACCACCGCACCGCACGGCCTGGCCGCCGCGGTCTTCGTCATCAACACCGTGCTGGTCGTCCTCCTCCAGGTCCGGCTCTCCCGCTACGGCGGTTCGGCGCGCGTCGCCGCGAACTCGCTGCGCCAGGTCGCCGTCTGGTTCCTGCTGTCCTGCGCCGCCACCGCCGTCGCCGTCCTGCACACCCGATGGGCCGCGACCGCCGCCGTGGTGGCCGCCGCCGTCGCCTTCACCGTGGTCGAGATGATCCAGTCCGCCGTCTCCTGGGAACTCTCCGTCTGCCTCGCCCCCGCACAGGCCCAGGGCGACTACGTCGGAGTGCACGGCCTCGCGCAGTCCACCTCCCGCTGCGTCGGCCCGCTGCTGCTCACCGCGGTGGTGATCGCCGCCGGACCGGCCGGCTGGATCGGCCTCGGCGTCCTGCTGGCCGGCGCCGCGCTGCTCCAGCGCCACCTCGTCCTGCGCCGCCTCGACCGGCAGCCCCGGACCGTCGCGGAGGCCCCGTTGTCAGTGGCTCCGATTACAGTCGGTGATCAGTAG
- the ptsP gene encoding phosphoenolpyruvate--protein phosphotransferase, whose amino-acid sequence METTLQGVGVSHGVAIGEVRHMGTAVLEPPAKQIASGDTAREQGRARQAVEAVAADLNARGNLAGGEAQAVLEAQSLMALDPELMADVERRVAVGSTAERAVYDAFASYRALLAGAGDYLAGRVADLDDVRNRIVARLLGVPMPGVPDSDEPYVLIARDLAPADTALLDPALVLGFVTEEGGPTSHSAILARALGVPAVVALPGAGELSEGTVVAVDGSTGEVFVEPSAERQAALTEAAAERKAALAAASGPGATSDGHKVPLLANVGGPADVPAAVAAGAEGVGLFRTEFLFLDDSANAPSEEKQVEAYRQVLEAFPGGRVVVRVLDAGADKPLDFLTPADEPNPALGVRGLRSLLDHPEVLNTQLRALATASAGLPVYLEVMAPMVADRQDAKAFAEACRAAGLAAKFGAMVEIPSAALRARSILQEVEFLSLGTNDLAQYTFAADRQVGAVARWQDPWQPALLDLVAQAAEAAKAEGKSCGVCGEAAADPLLACVLTGLGITSLSMGAASIPYVRATLAKFTLAQCERAAAAARATDSADEARRAVQGVLSGE is encoded by the coding sequence ATGGAGACGACGCTGCAGGGTGTCGGTGTCAGCCACGGTGTGGCGATCGGCGAGGTACGGCACATGGGCACGGCGGTCCTGGAGCCGCCGGCCAAGCAGATCGCGTCCGGGGACACCGCTCGCGAGCAGGGGCGCGCGCGGCAGGCGGTGGAGGCGGTGGCGGCCGACCTCAACGCCCGCGGGAACCTGGCCGGCGGTGAGGCGCAGGCGGTGCTCGAAGCCCAGTCGCTGATGGCGCTGGACCCGGAGCTGATGGCCGACGTCGAGCGGCGGGTCGCGGTGGGGAGCACGGCGGAGCGTGCCGTCTACGACGCCTTCGCCTCTTACCGGGCTCTGCTCGCCGGCGCCGGGGACTACCTGGCCGGGCGGGTGGCGGACCTCGATGACGTGCGGAACCGCATCGTGGCGCGGCTGCTGGGTGTGCCGATGCCGGGGGTGCCGGACAGCGACGAGCCGTATGTACTGATCGCGCGGGACCTGGCGCCGGCGGACACGGCGCTGCTCGACCCGGCGCTGGTGCTCGGCTTCGTCACCGAGGAGGGCGGGCCGACCAGCCACAGCGCGATCCTGGCGCGTGCGCTGGGTGTGCCCGCTGTGGTGGCGCTGCCGGGCGCGGGTGAGCTGTCCGAGGGGACGGTCGTCGCGGTGGACGGCAGTACGGGTGAGGTCTTCGTGGAACCGAGCGCGGAGAGGCAGGCCGCGCTGACCGAGGCGGCCGCCGAGCGCAAGGCGGCGCTGGCGGCGGCGTCCGGTCCTGGTGCCACGTCGGACGGGCACAAGGTGCCGCTGCTGGCGAATGTCGGCGGTCCCGCGGATGTGCCGGCCGCGGTGGCGGCGGGCGCGGAGGGCGTGGGGCTCTTCCGTACCGAATTCCTCTTCCTCGACGACTCCGCGAACGCGCCGTCGGAGGAGAAGCAGGTCGAGGCCTACCGGCAGGTGCTGGAGGCCTTCCCCGGCGGCCGGGTCGTGGTGCGGGTGCTGGACGCGGGCGCGGACAAGCCGCTGGACTTCCTGACGCCGGCGGACGAGCCGAACCCGGCGCTGGGTGTGCGGGGGCTGCGCTCGCTGCTCGACCACCCGGAGGTGCTGAACACCCAGCTGCGGGCGCTGGCCACGGCTTCGGCCGGCCTGCCGGTCTATCTGGAGGTCATGGCGCCGATGGTGGCGGACCGCCAGGACGCGAAGGCGTTCGCCGAGGCGTGCCGCGCTGCGGGTCTCGCGGCGAAGTTCGGCGCGATGGTGGAGATCCCGTCGGCCGCCCTGCGGGCCCGGTCGATCCTGCAGGAGGTGGAGTTCCTTTCGCTGGGCACGAACGACCTGGCGCAGTACACCTTCGCCGCCGACCGGCAGGTGGGCGCGGTGGCGCGGTGGCAGGACCCGTGGCAGCCCGCGCTGCTCGACCTGGTGGCGCAGGCCGCGGAGGCGGCCAAGGCCGAGGGGAAGAGCTGCGGTGTGTGCGGTGAGGCGGCGGCGGATCCGCTGCTCGCGTGTGTGCTGACGGGTCTGGGCATCACCAGCCTTTCGATGGGTGCGGCGTCGATTCCGTATGTGCGGGCGACGCTGGCGAAGTTCACGCTGGCGCAGTGCGAGCGTGCGGCGGCCGCCGCGCGGGCGACCGACAGCGCGGACGAGGCGCGGCGGGCCGTCCAGGGCGTGTTGTCCGGCGAGTAG
- a CDS encoding PTS glucose transporter subunit IIA → MTTVSSPLAGRVIGLAAVPDPVFSGAMVGPGTAIDPVREPGEAVSPVDGVIVSLHPHAFVVVDDAGHGVLIHLGIDTVQLNGEGFELLVSKGDTVARGQAVVGWDPAAVEALGKSPICPVVALEATAEALADLVEAAEVAAGDTLFSWK, encoded by the coding sequence ATGACGACCGTTTCGTCTCCCCTCGCCGGCCGGGTCATCGGGCTCGCAGCGGTGCCCGACCCCGTCTTCTCCGGAGCGATGGTGGGTCCCGGCACGGCGATCGACCCGGTGCGCGAGCCCGGTGAGGCGGTGTCTCCGGTCGACGGAGTGATCGTCTCCCTGCACCCGCACGCCTTTGTCGTCGTGGACGACGCCGGCCACGGTGTGCTGATCCATCTTGGCATCGACACTGTTCAGCTCAATGGCGAGGGCTTCGAGCTGCTGGTCTCCAAGGGCGACACCGTCGCCCGCGGTCAGGCGGTCGTGGGCTGGGACCCGGCGGCCGTGGAGGCGTTGGGGAAGTCGCCGATCTGCCCGGTGGTCGCGCTGGAGGCCACCGCCGAGGCGCTGGCGGATCTGGTCGAGGCCGCCGAGGTGGCGGCCGGCGACACCCTTTTCAGCTGGAAGTAG